ATAGGGCGGATCATGTTGTCGAATCCAAAGACTATTCCATGAAAAACGCTGCGACACGCGAGCGGCAAAGGCACAGCAGCCTTCATTCTCCATGCTGCGGGCTGCGCGCTGTTTTCGATTCGAGTTTTCGCCGTCGTTCCTCTACCATCCGATTTGCAATGATGGTCACCTGCCGCTGCAGCCACATATCCGTTTGACCGCCCGCGCGATAATCAGCAGGGCCGCAGGAATCGACGCGCCCCGTTTTCAGCAAATCATCGACCTGCGCAAAGCGCTCTGTCGATCCCGGCGGATACACGGCATAGGCGAGCCCGCCGTGTTTGCGCACAACGGAGAACGTGGGAATGTCGCTGGGGCC
The nucleotide sequence above comes from Candidatus Hydrogenedentota bacterium. Encoded proteins:
- a CDS encoding haloacid dehalogenase-like hydrolase, producing the protein GPSDIPTFSVVRKHGGLAYAVYPPGSTERFAQVDDLLKTGRVDSCGPADYRAGGQTDMWLQRQVTIIANRMVEERRRKLESKTARSPQHGE